A DNA window from Pedobacter africanus contains the following coding sequences:
- the fabF gene encoding beta-ketoacyl-ACP synthase II encodes MKRVVVTGLGAITPLGNTVSEFWNNIVAGKSGAAAITKFDASKFKTNFAAEVKDFNVEAYIDKKEIKKYDLYTQYAVAASDQAIKDAGLDFQNMPENERYEVGVIWASGNGGIGTFEQQLKEYHLGDGTPRFSPYFIPKMIVDIAAGVISIRHKLHGPNYATVSACASSNTAIISAFDTIRLGKATIMVAGGSEAAITESSVGGFNSAHALSKNNDNPAGASRPFDKDRDGFVIGEGAGALILEELEHAIARGATIYAELVGGGMAADAYHLTGTPPDGLGASLGIAKALADAGIGPEKIDYINAHATSTGLGDIGELQGIKKIFKDLPVAISATKSMTGHLLGGAGAIESIISVMAIRDGVIPGTINTENVDPEIPAGMNLVIGKSIQQPVNYVLNNTFGFGGHTATSIFKKYTAE; translated from the coding sequence ATGAAAAGAGTAGTAGTAACAGGTTTAGGCGCTATAACCCCATTGGGGAATACGGTAAGTGAATTTTGGAATAATATTGTAGCGGGCAAAAGCGGTGCTGCGGCAATTACAAAATTCGATGCTTCCAAATTCAAAACCAATTTTGCTGCTGAAGTGAAAGACTTTAATGTTGAAGCTTATATTGACAAAAAAGAAATAAAAAAATATGACCTGTATACCCAATATGCGGTTGCTGCGAGCGATCAGGCCATAAAAGATGCCGGGCTTGATTTTCAAAATATGCCTGAAAACGAACGTTACGAGGTGGGCGTAATCTGGGCATCCGGCAATGGCGGTATCGGTACTTTTGAGCAGCAGCTTAAAGAATACCACCTGGGCGATGGAACGCCAAGGTTCAGTCCATATTTTATTCCTAAAATGATTGTTGATATTGCTGCAGGCGTGATCTCTATCCGTCATAAATTGCATGGCCCTAATTATGCCACAGTTTCTGCCTGTGCTTCATCAAATACCGCCATCATCAGTGCTTTTGATACCATTCGTTTGGGTAAGGCCACCATTATGGTGGCCGGAGGTTCAGAAGCAGCCATTACAGAATCATCTGTAGGCGGTTTCAACTCTGCACATGCTTTATCTAAAAACAATGATAACCCGGCCGGCGCTTCGAGGCCTTTTGATAAAGACCGCGATGGCTTTGTGATTGGTGAGGGTGCAGGGGCTCTGATCCTTGAAGAACTGGAGCATGCCATTGCCAGAGGTGCCACCATTTATGCTGAGCTGGTAGGTGGTGGTATGGCTGCAGATGCCTACCACTTAACGGGTACCCCGCCGGACGGGCTGGGTGCATCCTTAGGTATTGCCAAGGCACTGGCCGATGCAGGTATCGGGCCTGAAAAAATTGATTATATCAATGCGCATGCTACTTCTACCGGATTGGGCGACATTGGAGAGCTTCAGGGAATTAAAAAAATATTTAAGGATTTGCCTGTTGCCATCAGTGCCACCAAATCCATGACCGGGCATTTACTGGGTGGTGCAGGGGCGATTGAAAGTATCATCAGTGTGATGGCGATCAGGGATGGCGTTATTCCGGGAACGATCAATACGGAAAATGTTGATCCGGAAATCCCTGCAGGAATGAACCTGGTTATCGGTAAATCAATCCAGCAGCCGGTAAACTATGTATTGAACAATACTTTTGGTTTTGGCGGTCATACGGCAACGTCGATCTTTAAAAAATATACGGCAGAATAA
- a CDS encoding beta-N-acetylhexosaminidase, giving the protein MKKLLSIVLLAFLYVNADAQSDSNMGIIPVPVSVKKGNGTFKLDKTVVLVSNDQKNAKSADLLNAFITRHGGFALRTVKAAGANERAIILNSEGAEKLPAEGYTIAITPKNITITGKDAGLFYGVQSVIQLMPEKRNNEILISTAEINDYPRFKYRGMHLDVSRHFFPVAFVKKYIDLLAQYKINNFHWHLTDDQGWRIEIKKYPKLTTIGASRNGTIIGHHPGVNTDGEEYKGFYTQNEVKEVVAYAAARFINVVPEIELPGHASAAIAAYPELSCFPDRDTFVDAKTPWSGSRKGKQVQQTWGVFDDVFVPSENTFKFLENVFDEVIALFPSKYIHVGGDECPKEYWKQSEFCQNLMKKLNLKDEHELQSYFIQRMEKYINSKGRRIIGWDEILEGGLAPDATVMSWRGTQGGIAAAQQNHDVIMTPGGPVGLYFDHKQSNSADEPTNIGGLAPYSLAYAYDPMPKELNADQQKYVIGVQANLWTEYIQSTEKVEYMVLPRMYALAEIAWSPVARKDFKNFSEERLPLHLARLDQTNTNYWVPTPLGLDQKVINGEDFNITLKEPVPGSKIYYTFDLTRPSELAELYTKPIKIKVAKGQKQVLKTIVVTKSGKSSVVTETILNNGNPDVKTK; this is encoded by the coding sequence ATGAAAAAACTACTATCTATTGTTTTGCTTGCATTTTTATATGTAAACGCTGATGCACAAAGCGACAGCAACATGGGAATTATTCCTGTACCGGTATCCGTTAAAAAGGGAAACGGAACTTTTAAACTTGATAAAACAGTTGTGCTGGTTTCAAACGACCAGAAAAACGCCAAATCGGCAGATCTTTTGAATGCTTTTATAACCCGTCATGGCGGCTTCGCTTTACGTACAGTTAAAGCTGCAGGTGCCAATGAACGTGCCATTATTCTAAATAGCGAAGGAGCAGAAAAACTTCCGGCCGAGGGGTATACGATTGCCATTACGCCAAAAAATATTACCATCACCGGTAAAGATGCAGGGCTGTTTTATGGAGTACAGTCGGTCATACAGCTGATGCCTGAAAAGCGCAACAATGAGATCCTGATCAGCACTGCTGAAATCAACGATTACCCAAGGTTTAAATACAGGGGAATGCACCTTGACGTGTCGCGTCATTTTTTTCCTGTAGCTTTTGTTAAAAAATACATCGACTTGCTGGCCCAGTATAAGATCAATAACTTTCACTGGCATTTAACCGACGATCAGGGCTGGAGGATAGAAATTAAAAAATATCCTAAGCTGACTACAATAGGCGCATCCCGGAACGGAACGATTATTGGTCACCACCCAGGTGTAAATACCGATGGAGAGGAGTATAAAGGCTTTTATACACAGAATGAAGTAAAGGAAGTGGTTGCCTACGCTGCAGCCAGGTTCATCAATGTTGTACCCGAAATAGAATTACCAGGACATGCTTCAGCAGCTATTGCCGCTTATCCAGAGCTCAGCTGTTTTCCCGATCGCGATACTTTTGTAGATGCCAAAACACCATGGTCGGGTTCGCGTAAAGGCAAGCAGGTACAGCAAACCTGGGGCGTATTTGACGATGTGTTTGTGCCCAGCGAGAATACTTTCAAATTCTTAGAAAATGTTTTTGATGAAGTGATCGCACTTTTCCCTTCCAAATATATCCACGTTGGCGGTGATGAATGTCCTAAAGAATACTGGAAACAAAGTGAGTTCTGCCAGAACCTGATGAAAAAGTTGAATTTAAAGGACGAGCATGAGCTACAGAGTTATTTCATTCAGCGCATGGAAAAATACATCAACTCGAAAGGACGCAGGATCATTGGCTGGGACGAGATCCTGGAAGGAGGACTGGCACCGGATGCAACAGTGATGTCTTGGAGGGGCACACAGGGGGGGATTGCTGCTGCCCAGCAGAATCACGATGTGATCATGACCCCTGGCGGTCCTGTTGGTCTGTATTTCGACCATAAACAATCCAATTCGGCAGATGAGCCCACCAATATCGGCGGACTGGCCCCTTATTCCCTGGCTTATGCTTACGATCCGATGCCGAAAGAGTTGAATGCCGATCAGCAGAAATACGTAATCGGTGTACAGGCAAATCTGTGGACGGAATACATACAGTCTACAGAAAAAGTGGAATACATGGTTCTTCCAAGGATGTATGCCTTGGCTGAAATTGCCTGGAGCCCCGTGGCGCGTAAAGACTTTAAAAACTTTTCTGAAGAACGCCTGCCCCTGCACCTGGCGAGGTTAGATCAGACCAATACAAATTACTGGGTACCTACTCCGCTGGGTCTGGACCAGAAGGTGATAAATGGAGAAGATTTTAACATCACTTTAAAAGAGCCGGTACCGGGATCGAAAATTTATTATACGTTTGACCTTACCCGTCCTTCTGAACTCGCCGAACTTTATACCAAACCTATTAAGATTAAAGTGGCGAAAGGGCAAAAACAGGTGTTGAAAACAATTGTTGTAACCAAAAGCGGCAAAAGCAGTGTAGTAACTGAAACTATATTAAACAACGGTAATCCCGACGTAAAAACCAAATAA
- a CDS encoding ligand-binding sensor domain-containing protein encodes MHFVKIVFIALFCSGFGLQGLGQRYNFEQYDIKDGLIQSQVTSIVQDQKRRLWIATLGGLSCFNGSSFVNLGKTNGMNSNFILSLALSKQDNLFIGSDRGLSYYNNGNFYNYRGNKNWTGDLVSSASGEIYGISERRIFKTSGLKTQQVRITADSAEMVTALGTDGSGNVWAAVYQRGLFYLKNHKWHAKSLNKQVNNLIITGFLVDRLAEDKIWLLTTDGIFIAEKGKLSRVYADIIKKATAIAQDARGNIWLGTNKGAWYLSKNLQIHFNAKNGFTDNEVKHIFKDAENNIWLGTDGSGIFKFNSGGYVSYDESQGLQNSIVMSIISGPNPDEIWLGTYDGLFVHKNDQIKRIVIPSDNEDTRRINFLLKDSQGSIWIGTVGGGLWIYSNKRFRRIDNGSRGVACNSIMEDSSRNIWLSTNYGCFIMEHQTNKISRITGHFASSLLEIGRDSVLSGTQNGVYLIRNKKDVLPLKPKSLSGSSILSMLKRGPYILFGTADNGLVIWNRTNNAVKQLSTNDGLFSDHIYALLTDSKGVIWVGTGRGINRLNSKDFSLMRNSNENALVVECNQNAILEHQNNIWIGTTKGAIVYDNTASPSASSRPYVFINSAGVLSQNKKGGQNNLQATYNENELRNTISLPYNRNHLNINFTGIYFSNPKAVLYQYRLIGLDTKFGHPTSNSSVNYTALPPGKYTFQVKAVTPYGISSANVAAFSFEITPPYYQTTIFKIFILSIIVLMIILSVYVIINLNERQRKLRLKIKLEEQFKIRKQTAEDFHDDLGNKLTRISVLSEVLNSMMDSNDTEKKAIIQKIKTNVNELYTGTKDILWSLNPKHDTLYELLSRIKEFGYEMFNETNIFFEEDLPLEDMDKRLPLELSRNILMIFKEAVHNALKHSKADHVQFIAKINKDTLEIQLEDNGAGFDLESAGNGHGINNMNVRAARINGKLDISSNQKGTIIALSVKMLALNTLSKSKPSKDA; translated from the coding sequence GTGCATTTCGTCAAAATAGTTTTCATTGCCCTTTTCTGCTCTGGCTTTGGCCTGCAAGGCCTTGGTCAAAGGTATAATTTTGAGCAATACGACATTAAGGACGGACTGATACAGTCGCAGGTCACTTCCATTGTGCAAGATCAGAAAAGAAGATTGTGGATAGCCACCCTGGGCGGACTCAGCTGTTTCAATGGCAGCAGCTTTGTTAACCTGGGCAAAACCAACGGAATGAACAGCAATTTCATCCTTTCCCTGGCCCTCAGCAAACAAGACAATTTATTTATAGGTTCCGACCGGGGACTGTCATATTACAATAATGGTAATTTTTACAATTATAGGGGCAACAAAAACTGGACGGGCGACCTGGTCAGCAGCGCTTCAGGTGAGATCTATGGTATATCTGAAAGACGGATTTTTAAAACAAGCGGCTTAAAGACTCAGCAGGTAAGGATTACTGCCGACAGTGCAGAAATGGTAACCGCATTGGGCACCGATGGCTCCGGAAATGTGTGGGCCGCCGTATACCAGCGTGGATTGTTTTATTTGAAAAACCACAAATGGCATGCGAAATCATTAAACAAACAGGTAAATAACCTGATCATCACCGGTTTCCTGGTTGACCGACTGGCAGAAGACAAAATCTGGCTGTTGACTACAGACGGTATATTCATTGCCGAAAAAGGAAAGCTCAGCAGGGTTTATGCTGACATCATCAAAAAGGCTACTGCAATTGCCCAGGATGCCAGGGGAAATATCTGGCTGGGCACTAACAAAGGGGCCTGGTACCTCAGCAAGAACCTGCAAATCCATTTCAACGCAAAAAATGGCTTTACCGATAATGAAGTCAAACACATTTTTAAAGATGCCGAAAATAACATCTGGCTGGGTACCGATGGCTCGGGCATTTTTAAGTTTAACAGTGGAGGTTATGTCTCCTATGACGAGTCTCAAGGTCTGCAAAACAGCATTGTCATGAGCATCATAAGCGGCCCCAACCCTGATGAGATCTGGCTGGGGACCTATGACGGGCTTTTTGTACATAAAAACGATCAGATCAAAAGGATAGTCATCCCTTCTGATAATGAAGACACCCGGCGCATCAACTTTTTGCTTAAAGACAGCCAGGGCAGCATCTGGATAGGCACCGTTGGCGGGGGGCTCTGGATATACAGCAATAAACGCTTCAGGCGCATAGACAACGGGAGTCGCGGAGTCGCCTGCAACAGCATTATGGAAGACAGTAGCCGGAACATCTGGCTATCTACCAATTATGGTTGTTTTATAATGGAGCATCAGACCAATAAAATTAGCCGCATTACCGGGCATTTTGCCAGCAGCCTGTTGGAGATTGGTAGGGATTCTGTACTCAGCGGCACCCAGAATGGGGTTTACCTCATCCGCAACAAAAAGGATGTACTCCCTTTAAAACCCAAATCCCTTTCCGGTTCAAGCATCCTGTCTATGCTCAAACGGGGACCATATATACTTTTTGGAACGGCCGACAACGGGTTGGTTATCTGGAACCGGACAAACAATGCTGTTAAACAACTGAGTACAAACGACGGTCTGTTTTCCGACCATATTTATGCATTGCTGACCGACAGCAAAGGGGTGATCTGGGTAGGAACAGGCAGGGGTATAAACCGCCTCAATTCAAAAGATTTCAGCCTGATGAGAAACAGCAACGAGAATGCGCTCGTGGTAGAATGCAACCAGAATGCCATTCTGGAACATCAGAACAACATATGGATAGGTACCACCAAAGGGGCCATCGTTTACGACAATACAGCCAGCCCTTCAGCAAGCAGCAGGCCCTATGTTTTCATCAATTCTGCAGGCGTATTGTCCCAGAACAAAAAAGGGGGGCAAAACAACCTTCAGGCCACCTATAACGAAAATGAGCTCCGCAACACCATCTCCCTGCCTTACAACCGCAATCACCTCAACATCAATTTCACCGGCATTTATTTCAGCAATCCAAAAGCGGTACTCTATCAGTACCGGCTCATAGGGCTCGACACCAAGTTTGGCCATCCCACCAGCAATTCATCCGTCAATTATACGGCCCTGCCTCCCGGCAAATATACTTTCCAGGTAAAGGCAGTCACCCCTTACGGTATAAGTTCAGCAAATGTCGCCGCCTTCAGTTTCGAAATTACACCGCCTTATTATCAGACCACCATTTTCAAGATCTTTATACTTTCTATTATTGTTTTGATGATCATACTTTCTGTATACGTTATCATTAACCTAAATGAAAGACAACGTAAACTGAGGCTAAAAATAAAGCTGGAAGAGCAATTTAAGATCAGAAAACAAACCGCCGAAGATTTTCATGACGATCTGGGTAACAAACTTACCCGGATATCAGTCTTATCAGAAGTACTGAACAGTATGATGGATAGCAACGACACCGAAAAAAAGGCGATCATTCAAAAAATAAAAACCAATGTGAATGAACTGTATACCGGTACAAAGGACATATTATGGTCTTTAAACCCGAAACATGATACTTTATACGAGCTGCTGAGCCGCATAAAGGAATTTGGATATGAGATGTTTAACGAAACCAACATCTTTTTTGAGGAAGATCTTCCCCTGGAAGATATGGACAAAAGACTTCCTTTAGAGCTTAGCCGGAATATTTTAATGATATTTAAAGAGGCGGTACACAATGCTTTAAAACATTCAAAAGCCGATCATGTTCAGTTCATTGCAAAAATCAATAAGGATACATTGGAGATTCAGCTTGAAGACAATGGGGCAGGTTTTGATCTCGAATCTGCAGGCAATGGGCATGGCATCAACAACATGAATGTGCGCGCGGCCCGGATCAACGGCAAATTAGACATCAGTTCAAATCAAAAAGGTACAATTATAGCGCTCTCTGTTAAAATGCTCGCTCTGAATACGCTCTCTAAATCTAAACCGTCAAAAGATGCATAA
- a CDS encoding response regulator transcription factor yields the protein MHNQTEARVVIIEDDQTIREGYSYLINNTSPYQVVNTYPSFDAARQKIVKDNPDVIILDIQMPGTNGIDALPVLKKLLPEVYIIMLTVHETEKIILEALANGASGYFTKNTPSAKVIEAIREVLQGGGPMSPNVAKKVIISLQKNPDSPLTKRETQILSLITRGKDRSQIATELFIEIETVKTHIKNIYLKLNVNSKADAIKVAKSNRLV from the coding sequence ATGCATAACCAGACAGAAGCCAGGGTGGTCATTATAGAGGATGACCAGACCATCAGGGAAGGCTACAGCTACCTGATCAACAATACCTCTCCCTACCAGGTAGTGAATACTTACCCCTCTTTTGACGCCGCCCGACAGAAGATCGTTAAAGACAATCCGGATGTCATTATCCTGGATATACAAATGCCCGGGACCAACGGTATAGATGCACTTCCTGTTTTGAAGAAATTATTGCCCGAGGTTTATATTATCATGCTTACGGTGCATGAAACGGAAAAAATAATTCTCGAGGCACTGGCCAACGGGGCTTCCGGCTATTTCACTAAAAATACCCCTTCGGCAAAAGTGATCGAGGCCATTAGAGAGGTATTGCAGGGTGGCGGCCCGATGAGCCCCAATGTGGCAAAAAAAGTGATCATTTCCCTGCAAAAGAACCCCGATTCACCACTTACAAAAAGGGAAACACAAATCCTGAGCTTAATCACCAGGGGCAAAGACCGGTCCCAGATTGCGACGGAGCTGTTTATAGAAATAGAGACCGTTAAAACGCATATAAAAAACATCTACCTGAAGCTCAATGTGAACTCCAAGGCAGATGCTATAAAAGTTGCCAAAAGCAATCGTCTGGTATAA
- a CDS encoding helix-turn-helix domain-containing protein — MKYNRILVNKNEIISEVTYGAYYPMLTGKYAFNAVFTGEVDYTIEKRAVTLVPGSFIFLNHDTCYSSRIDSPVEVNTFSVWFDPEFVRDFEYTNFSDERTLLDCPEVFKQQQPRFIESIYTLNGDVKFNLLHLARHLEKGTNDQLLLNEYLNHCLINYYSLYHSEIIRREDALKFLSCATKTEILRRLSLARDYMISNYNKNIRLDDIAQMACLSVNHLLRTFKQAYQQSPHQFLTKVRLQQAKHLLKNTDYPVNEIVDIVGFECPSSFIRLFRNSFNITPGQYR; from the coding sequence ATGAAGTACAACAGGATATTGGTAAATAAGAACGAGATCATAAGCGAGGTTACTTATGGTGCTTATTATCCAATGCTTACCGGTAAGTACGCATTTAATGCAGTTTTTACAGGAGAGGTGGATTACACCATCGAGAAACGCGCTGTAACGCTGGTTCCGGGAAGCTTTATTTTTCTGAACCACGATACCTGTTACTCCAGCAGGATCGATTCGCCGGTAGAGGTAAATACTTTTTCGGTTTGGTTTGATCCTGAGTTTGTACGGGATTTTGAATACACCAACTTTTCGGATGAAAGAACTTTATTGGATTGCCCGGAAGTATTTAAGCAGCAACAGCCGCGTTTTATAGAATCTATTTACACCCTCAACGGTGACGTTAAATTCAATCTGCTGCACCTGGCCAGGCACCTTGAAAAAGGTACCAACGACCAACTCCTGTTAAATGAATACCTTAACCATTGCCTGATCAATTATTATAGTCTCTACCACTCTGAAATCATCCGAAGGGAAGATGCCCTGAAATTTCTGAGCTGTGCCACAAAAACCGAGATCTTAAGGCGTTTGTCGCTTGCACGGGATTACATGATCAGCAATTACAATAAGAACATACGCCTGGACGACATTGCGCAAATGGCCTGTTTATCAGTAAATCATTTGCTGCGTACTTTTAAACAGGCCTATCAGCAGTCACCCCATCAGTTTTTAACAAAAGTAAGGCTCCAGCAGGCCAAGCACCTGCTGAAGAATACGGACTATCCTGTAAATGAAATTGTAGACATTGTAGGTTTTGAATGCCCAAGTTCTTTCATCCGGCTTTTCAGAAATTCTTTTAACATCACCCCAGGTCAATACAGATAG
- a CDS encoding RNA polymerase sigma factor — protein sequence MEKKDQLFKQIFDTNSKKIFHLCYGYTGDEDAANDLLQETFLKVWQNLDKFRNKSLISTWIYRIAVNTCLTYLRSEKRQAKDELTDNIIENRPEELSEKNEQIALLYKSISKLEENDRLIITMVLDELPYNEIADISGISEGNLRVKIHRIKLKLTELYNQHARI from the coding sequence ATGGAAAAAAAGGATCAGTTATTTAAACAAATTTTCGATACAAATTCTAAAAAGATATTCCATTTGTGTTATGGCTATACGGGAGACGAAGATGCTGCCAATGATCTTTTGCAGGAAACCTTTTTAAAGGTCTGGCAAAACCTGGACAAATTCAGGAACAAATCCCTGATCTCAACATGGATCTATAGAATTGCGGTAAATACCTGCTTAACTTATTTAAGATCAGAGAAAAGACAGGCAAAAGACGAACTTACGGATAATATCATAGAGAACAGGCCGGAAGAACTTTCAGAGAAAAATGAACAGATTGCATTGCTTTACAAATCCATATCCAAACTGGAAGAGAACGACCGCCTGATCATTACGATGGTGCTCGATGAGTTGCCTTACAATGAAATCGCAGACATTTCGGGTATCAGTGAAGGTAATCTCCGGGTAAAGATCCACCGCATTAAATTAAAACTTACAGAATTATACAATCAGCATGCAAGAATTTGA
- a CDS encoding acyl-CoA carboxylase subunit beta: MNIEFNKNEDVNKQSVYELKTRLKKIFAGGGEKSAAKQKEKGKLLARERIAYLIDKETQFLEIGAFAADGMYAEQGGCPSAGVICGIGYVSGRQCMIVANDATVKAGAWFPMTAKKNLRAQEIAMENRLPVIYLVDSAGVYLPMQDEIFPDKEHFGRMFRNNAIMSSEGIVQIAAIMGSCVAGGAYLPIMSDEAMIVDGTGSVFLAGSYLVKSAIGEDVDNETLGGATTHCEISGVTDYKHPNDQACLDSIRNIISKMGAPEVAGFDRIKPALPKLDEEELYGILPENREKPYDMLDVIHRLVDDSDFEEYKKLYGQSIICGLARIDGWAVGIVANQRKVVKSKKGEMQFGGVIYSDSADKATRFIMNCNQKKIPLVFLQDVTGFMVGSRSEQGGIIKDGAKMVNAVANSVVPKFTIVLGNSYGAGNYAMCGKAYDPRLIFAWPSAKIAVMGGAQAAKVLLQIQEASLKAKGETISPEKEAALLAEITDRYNSQTTPYYAAARLWVDGIIDPKDTRKVISMGIEAANQSPIKKQFNVGVIQT, translated from the coding sequence ATGAACATAGAATTCAATAAGAACGAGGACGTTAACAAGCAGTCTGTTTATGAATTAAAAACACGGCTGAAAAAAATATTTGCAGGCGGAGGAGAGAAAAGCGCAGCCAAACAAAAAGAAAAAGGTAAGCTGCTGGCGCGCGAACGGATTGCCTACCTGATCGACAAAGAAACCCAATTCCTGGAAATAGGGGCATTTGCCGCCGATGGAATGTATGCCGAACAGGGGGGATGTCCTTCCGCCGGTGTGATTTGCGGTATAGGCTATGTTTCGGGCAGGCAATGTATGATTGTGGCCAATGATGCTACGGTCAAAGCGGGAGCTTGGTTTCCGATGACGGCGAAAAAGAACCTTAGGGCCCAGGAAATTGCCATGGAAAACAGACTGCCGGTAATTTACCTGGTAGACAGTGCAGGGGTTTACCTGCCCATGCAGGATGAGATCTTTCCAGATAAGGAACACTTTGGCAGGATGTTCAGGAACAATGCCATCATGTCTTCTGAAGGTATTGTGCAGATTGCTGCCATTATGGGTTCATGCGTTGCCGGAGGGGCCTACCTGCCCATCATGAGTGATGAGGCTATGATCGTTGACGGAACAGGATCTGTATTTCTGGCTGGTTCTTACCTGGTGAAATCGGCTATAGGGGAAGATGTAGACAATGAAACACTTGGCGGTGCCACCACACATTGCGAGATATCGGGGGTGACCGACTATAAACATCCCAATGACCAGGCCTGTTTAGATAGCATCCGTAACATCATCAGTAAAATGGGGGCGCCAGAGGTGGCTGGTTTCGACAGGATCAAACCTGCTCTGCCCAAACTTGATGAGGAAGAACTTTATGGCATTTTGCCTGAAAACAGGGAAAAACCTTATGATATGCTGGATGTCATCCATCGCCTTGTTGATGATTCTGATTTTGAAGAATATAAAAAACTGTATGGGCAAAGCATTATATGCGGACTGGCAAGGATAGATGGCTGGGCAGTTGGCATTGTGGCCAACCAGCGCAAAGTAGTGAAATCTAAAAAAGGGGAGATGCAGTTTGGCGGGGTAATTTATTCCGACAGTGCCGATAAGGCCACGCGTTTTATCATGAACTGCAACCAGAAAAAGATACCGCTGGTATTTTTACAGGATGTGACCGGCTTTATGGTGGGCAGCAGGTCTGAGCAGGGGGGGATTATTAAAGATGGGGCCAAAATGGTAAATGCTGTAGCCAATTCCGTAGTACCTAAATTTACCATAGTGCTGGGGAACTCTTATGGGGCAGGTAACTATGCCATGTGCGGCAAGGCCTATGATCCGAGGTTGATTTTTGCCTGGCCAAGTGCTAAAATAGCTGTAATGGGCGGTGCGCAGGCTGCAAAGGTTTTGCTGCAGATCCAGGAGGCATCACTTAAAGCCAAAGGGGAAACGATCAGCCCTGAAAAAGAGGCTGCGTTGCTGGCTGAAATTACCGACAGGTACAACAGCCAAACTACCCCATATTACGCCGCTGCCCGCCTTTGGGTAGACGGGATCATAGATCCAAAAGATACGCGTAAAGTGATTTCTATGGGCATAGAGGCGGCAAACCAGTCGCCCATAAAAAAGCAGTTTAACGTTGGGGTAATCCAGACCTGA
- the trxB gene encoding thioredoxin-disulfide reductase, translated as MSQEQETEHVQCLIIGSGPAGYTAAIYAARADLKPVMYTGMEPGGQLTQTTDVDNFPGYPTGIMGPEMMEDFRKQAERFGTDIRFGYVSAVDFSSLPHKVVVDDIKTITADTVIISTGATAKWLGLPSEQKYNGFGVSACAVCDGFFFKGQDVAIVGAGDTAAEEATYLAKLCKKVYMLVRRDEFRASKAMVHRVLNTPNIEVIYNTETKEILGNGKNVTAVRVVNNQTGAETDLPVEGFFVAIGHKPNTDIFKGQLDMDETGYLKTIPGSTKTNIEGVFASGDVQDSYYRQAVTAAGSGCMAALDAERYLAAKEHVLKSV; from the coding sequence ATGTCACAAGAACAAGAAACAGAACACGTTCAATGTTTAATTATAGGTTCAGGACCTGCAGGATATACTGCTGCGATCTATGCAGCAAGGGCAGATCTGAAACCAGTTATGTATACAGGTATGGAGCCTGGTGGACAGTTGACACAAACTACTGATGTGGACAACTTCCCTGGTTACCCGACCGGGATTATGGGCCCGGAAATGATGGAAGATTTTCGCAAACAGGCGGAGCGTTTTGGTACCGATATCCGTTTTGGTTACGTTAGTGCGGTCGATTTCTCTTCATTGCCCCATAAAGTAGTGGTAGATGACATCAAAACCATTACTGCTGATACTGTGATCATTTCTACAGGTGCTACTGCAAAATGGCTTGGGCTGCCAAGTGAGCAAAAATACAATGGCTTTGGGGTTTCTGCCTGTGCTGTTTGTGACGGGTTTTTCTTTAAAGGACAGGATGTGGCCATTGTTGGTGCCGGCGATACAGCTGCTGAAGAGGCTACCTACCTGGCTAAACTGTGCAAAAAAGTATATATGCTGGTGCGCAGGGACGAGTTCAGGGCTTCAAAAGCAATGGTACACAGGGTATTGAATACACCAAACATCGAGGTGATCTACAATACAGAAACCAAAGAAATATTGGGCAATGGCAAAAACGTAACTGCAGTGCGGGTGGTGAACAACCAGACCGGGGCAGAGACAGACCTGCCTGTTGAGGGCTTCTTTGTAGCCATTGGTCATAAACCAAATACGGATATTTTTAAAGGACAGTTGGATATGGACGAAACCGGTTACCTGAAAACCATTCCCGGATCAACAAAAACAAATATTGAAGGTGTTTTTGCGAGCGGTGATGTTCAGGATAGCTATTACCGCCAGGCGGTAACTGCAGCAGGATCGGGCTGTATGGCTGCATTGGATGCAGAACGTTATTTAGCGGCCAAAGAGCATGTTTTGAAGTCCGTTTAA